Proteins found in one Triticum urartu cultivar G1812 chromosome 4, Tu2.1, whole genome shotgun sequence genomic segment:
- the LOC125552473 gene encoding GDP-mannose transporter GONST3-like isoform X1, with protein sequence MAPARVGRFQMSNLSEPSKEDGSVEKTGAWNNTWSTLMRHASVYGVAAGYCLSASLLSIINKWAIMKFPYPGALTALQYLTSVAGVLLCGQLKLIEPDRLNLRTMWKFLPAAVMFYISIFTNSELLMHANVDTFIVFRSAVPIFVAIGETLYLHQPCPSFKTWLSLSTILGGSVIYVFTDNQFTLTAYSWAIAYLASMSIDFVYIKHVVMTIGLNTWGLVLYNNLEALLLFPLELLIMGEFNQMKVDSSKMTTNWLSFDVVLPVALSCLFGLSISFFGFSCRRAISATGFTVLGIVNKLLTVVINLLIWDKHASLVGTIGLLICMSGGVLYQQSTTKPKVPKIEPKEEDDEEGQNLLQIQPGHESNPSQKHSS encoded by the exons ATGGCTCCTGCTCGGGTTGGCCGGTTCCAG ATGTCTAATCTCTCAGAGCCCTCAAAAGAAGATGGTTCAGTCGAGAAAACTGGAGCTTGGAATAACACATGGAGCACTCTTATGCGCCACGCTTCAGTCTATGGTGTGGCTGCTGGTTATTGCCTGTCAGCATCTCTGCTCTCCATTATCAACAAATGGGCAATCATGAAGTTTCCCTACCCTGGAGCACTGACAGCCTTACAGTACCTCACTAGTGTTGCTGGAGTTCTCCTGTGTGGACAGCTAAAGCTTATTGAGCCAGATAGGCTGAATTTGAGGACCATGTGGAAGTTCCTACCTGCTGCTGTTATGTTCTACATCTCAATCTTCACAAACAGCGAGCTCCTGATGCATGCCAATGTGGACACTTTCATCGTGTTTCGGTCTGCTGTGCCGATATTTGTGGCCATTGGGGAGACACTTTACCTTCACCAACCATGCCCATCATTCAAGACATGGCTCTCACTTTCCACTATACTTGGTGGAAGTGTGATATATGTTTTCACAGATAACCAGTTCACCCTGACTGCTTACAGCTGGGCAATAGCCTATCTAGCGAGCATGTCTATTGATTTCGTGTACATCAAGCACGTCGTCATGACCATCGGGTTGAACACATGGGGTCTTGTGCTCTACAACAACCTTGAGGCTCTGTTGTTGTTCCCCCTTGAGCTCCTTATAATGGGAGAGTTTAATCAGATGAAGGTCGACAGCTCCAAGATGACAACAAACTGGCTATCGTTCGACGTGGTCCTTCCTGTTGCTCTGTCATGCCTGTTTGGGTTATCTATATCCTTCTTTGGATTCTCCTGCAGACGGGCCATCTCTGCTACTGGATTTACGGTGCTCGGTATAGTGAACAAGCTCCTGACCGTCGTGATCAATCTGCTTATCTGGGACAAGCATGCGTCCCTTGTGGGGACAATTGGGCTCTTGATATGCATGTCTGGTGGTGTTCTCTACCAGCAATCGACCACAAAGCCCAAGGTGCCCAAGATCGAGCCAAAGGAAGAGGACGATGAAGAGGGGCAGAATTTGCTGCAGATTCAGCCCGGGCATGAGAGCAACCCAAGTCAAAAGCATTCCTCATAA
- the LOC125552473 gene encoding GDP-mannose transporter GONST3-like isoform X2: MSNLSEPSKEDGSVEKTGAWNNTWSTLMRHASVYGVAAGYCLSASLLSIINKWAIMKFPYPGALTALQYLTSVAGVLLCGQLKLIEPDRLNLRTMWKFLPAAVMFYISIFTNSELLMHANVDTFIVFRSAVPIFVAIGETLYLHQPCPSFKTWLSLSTILGGSVIYVFTDNQFTLTAYSWAIAYLASMSIDFVYIKHVVMTIGLNTWGLVLYNNLEALLLFPLELLIMGEFNQMKVDSSKMTTNWLSFDVVLPVALSCLFGLSISFFGFSCRRAISATGFTVLGIVNKLLTVVINLLIWDKHASLVGTIGLLICMSGGVLYQQSTTKPKVPKIEPKEEDDEEGQNLLQIQPGHESNPSQKHSS, translated from the coding sequence ATGTCTAATCTCTCAGAGCCCTCAAAAGAAGATGGTTCAGTCGAGAAAACTGGAGCTTGGAATAACACATGGAGCACTCTTATGCGCCACGCTTCAGTCTATGGTGTGGCTGCTGGTTATTGCCTGTCAGCATCTCTGCTCTCCATTATCAACAAATGGGCAATCATGAAGTTTCCCTACCCTGGAGCACTGACAGCCTTACAGTACCTCACTAGTGTTGCTGGAGTTCTCCTGTGTGGACAGCTAAAGCTTATTGAGCCAGATAGGCTGAATTTGAGGACCATGTGGAAGTTCCTACCTGCTGCTGTTATGTTCTACATCTCAATCTTCACAAACAGCGAGCTCCTGATGCATGCCAATGTGGACACTTTCATCGTGTTTCGGTCTGCTGTGCCGATATTTGTGGCCATTGGGGAGACACTTTACCTTCACCAACCATGCCCATCATTCAAGACATGGCTCTCACTTTCCACTATACTTGGTGGAAGTGTGATATATGTTTTCACAGATAACCAGTTCACCCTGACTGCTTACAGCTGGGCAATAGCCTATCTAGCGAGCATGTCTATTGATTTCGTGTACATCAAGCACGTCGTCATGACCATCGGGTTGAACACATGGGGTCTTGTGCTCTACAACAACCTTGAGGCTCTGTTGTTGTTCCCCCTTGAGCTCCTTATAATGGGAGAGTTTAATCAGATGAAGGTCGACAGCTCCAAGATGACAACAAACTGGCTATCGTTCGACGTGGTCCTTCCTGTTGCTCTGTCATGCCTGTTTGGGTTATCTATATCCTTCTTTGGATTCTCCTGCAGACGGGCCATCTCTGCTACTGGATTTACGGTGCTCGGTATAGTGAACAAGCTCCTGACCGTCGTGATCAATCTGCTTATCTGGGACAAGCATGCGTCCCTTGTGGGGACAATTGGGCTCTTGATATGCATGTCTGGTGGTGTTCTCTACCAGCAATCGACCACAAAGCCCAAGGTGCCCAAGATCGAGCCAAAGGAAGAGGACGATGAAGAGGGGCAGAATTTGCTGCAGATTCAGCCCGGGCATGAGAGCAACCCAAGTCAAAAGCATTCCTCATAA